A genomic stretch from Salvelinus namaycush isolate Seneca chromosome 25, SaNama_1.0, whole genome shotgun sequence includes:
- the LOC120020314 gene encoding zinc finger protein 521-like isoform X1: MKTHASNKPHKCPVCRRGFLSSSSLHGHMQVHERGKDGSGGGPGSGLSREEWKLKETRKCSRCEEGFDVPEELQRHIAECHPECSPSEDGGLCGALQCIYCHEPFSDEGVLLTHIDQAHSRDRKGHNCAVCSEHFLSVEDLYAHMDVHQLPESSNHSNSPSLLTVGYTSVSSTTPDSNLSVDSSTMVEAAPPIPKTRGRRKRAAQHTSHDIGGRSSKQPKICYSCIYCNKQVFSSLAVLQIHLRTMHLDKPEQAHTCQFCLEVLPSLFNLNEHLKQVHNAEDHVTLLGSLPDTLLQCNFCTEVLSDLNALQEHIRCSHSFPSPVAKESNAFFCPQCFMGFLTETTLEEHVRQTHCDGGSLRFDSPLEVTSKEPIVEVYSCSYCTNSPIFNSVLKLNKHIKENHKNIPLALNYINNGKKSLRTLSPSSPISIDQTFLHGSSSRSNRGTSEFICNQCGAKYTSLDLFQTHLKTHLDGMQPQLNCPQCNKDFPNQESLLKHVTVHFTITSTYYICESCDKQFTSVDDLQKHLLDMHTFVFFRCTLCQEVFDSKVSTQLHLAVKHSNEKKVYRCTSCNWDFRHEADLQLHVKHSHLENQGRAHRCIFCGESFGTEVELQCHITTHSKKYNCRFCSKAFHAIVLLEKHLREKHCVFEGKAQNCGANGSTTGGADHHPAAKDDAELQGLLSNSHGAGAAGSGGVLESPNNHDGSEEEVDTADPLFGCDICGASYTMDSLLTNHQFRDHNIRPGESAMAKRKSDMIKGTHKCNVCQRTFFSEAGLREHMQTHLGPVKHYMCPICGERFPSLLTLTEHKVTHSKSLDTGSCRICKMPLQSEEDFMEHCQMHPDLRNSLTGFRCVVCMQTVTSTLELKIHGTFHMQKTGTMSTNHPIGRTTNLASHHQNQHHHQQHHQANQKLFKCASCLKEFRSKSDLVKLDINGLPYGLCAACVSAAGSKSSSPTVMNGGRQQQQGGGGATTPAMPVTAWTAQTERLSPREGKGKPPHSSSSPSSSISSTATKTRCTSCNVKFESEAELQNHVQTVHREQGGDSNSGHLRTPQVSPMPRASPSQTEEKKTYQCIKCQMVFYSEWDIQVHVANHMLEEGLNHECKLCSQSFDSPAKLQCHLIEHSFEGMGGTFKCPVCFTVFVQASKLQQHIFSAHGQEDKIYDCSQCPQKFFFQTELQNHMLTQHSS, translated from the exons ATGAAGACCCACGCCTCCAACAAGCCCCACAAGTGCCCTGTGTGCCGCCGGGGCTTTCTCTCCTCCAGCTCCCTCCATGGACACATGCAGGTCCACGAGCGGGGCAAAGACGGTAGTGGCGGGGGGCCAGGCAGCGGCCTCTCCAGGGAGGAGTGGAAGCTGAAGGAGACGAGGAAGTGCAGCCGCTGCGAGGAGGGTTTTGATGTCCCTGAGGAGTTGCAAAGGCACATCGCCGAGTGCCACCCAGAGTGCTCTCCGTCGGAGGACGGGGGCCTGTGTGGCGCCTTGCAGTGCATCTATTGCCACGAGCCATTCAGCGACGAGGGTGTCCTGCTGACCCACATTGACCAGGCCCACAGCCGCGACCGCAAAGGTCACAACTGCGCCGTCTGCTCCGAGCACTTCCTCTCTGTGGAGGACCTGTATGCCCACATGGACGTCCACCAGCTCCCCGAATCCAGTAACCACAGCAACAGCCCATCCCTGCTCACTGTGGGCTACACCTCtgtctccagcaccaccccagactccaacctctccgtCGACAGCTCCACCATGGTGGAGGCAGCCCCGCCCATACCCAAGACccgggggaggagaaagagggccGCCCAGCACACCTCACACGACATTGGGGGCCGCTCGTCCAAGCAGCCCAAGATCTGCTACAGCTGTATCTACTGCAACAAGCAGGTGTTCTCTAGCCTTGCCGTGCTTCAGATACACCTGCGGACCATGCACCTTGACAAACCCGagcaggcacacacctgtcagtTCTGCCTAGAGGTGCTTCCCTCCCTGTTCAACCTGAACGAGCACCTGAAGCAAGTGCACAATGCCGAGGACCATGTCACCCTGCTGGGCAGCCTGCCTGACACCCTGCTTCAGTGTAATTTCTGCACCGAGGTTTTAAGTGACCTCAACGCTCTTCAAGAACACATCCGCTGCTCCCACAGCTTCCCCAGCCCCGTGGCCAAGGAGAGTAACGCCTTCTTCTGTCCCCAGTGCTTCATGGGGTTCCTGACTGAGACCACCCTGGAGGAGCACGTCCGTCAGACCCACTGTGATGGGGGCAGCCTGCGTTTCGACTCCCCCCTAGAGGTGACTTCTAAGGAGCCCATTGTGGAGGTGTACTCCTGCTCCTACTGCACCAACTCGCCCATCTTCAACAGTGTTCTGAAGCTGAACAAGCACATCAAAGAAAACCACAAGAACATTCCTCTGGCGCTGAACTACATCAACAATGGAAAGAAGTCTCTGCGGACCCTCAGCCCTTCCTCACCCATATCGATTGATCAAACTTTCCTTCATGGTTCCTCCTCTCGCAGCAATCGTGGCACTAGCGAGTTCATCTGCAACCAGTGTGGGGCCAAGTACACCAGCCTGGACCTGTTCCAGACCCACCTGAAGACTCACCTGGATGGGATGCAGCCCCAACTCAACTGCCCCCAGTGCAACAAGGACTTCCCCAACCAGGAGTCCCTGCTGAAGCATGTGACGGTCCACTTTACCATCACCTCCACTTACTACATCTGTGAGAGCTGCGACAAGCAGTTCACCTCAGTGGACGACCTGCAGAAACACCTGCTGGACATGCACACGTTCGTGTTCTTCCGCTGCACCCTCTGCCAGGAAGTGTTTGACTCCAAGGTGTCCACCCAGCTCCACCTGGCCGTCAAGCACAGCAATGAGAAGAAGGTGTACCGCTGCACCTCCTGCAACTGGGACTTCAGGCACGAGGCCGACCTGCAGCTGCATGTCAAGCACAGCCACCTGGAGAACCAGGGCCGGGCCCACCGCTGCATTTTCTGCGGGGAGTCCTTCGGCACGGAGGTGGAGCTGCAGTGCCACATCACCACCCACAGCAAGAAGTATAACTGCCGCTTCTGCAGCAAGGCCTTCCACGCCATCGTACTTCTGGAAAAGCACCTGAGGGAAAAGCACTGTGTGTTCGAGGGCAAGGCCCAGAACTGTGGTGCGAATGGATCCACCACCGGAGGAGCGGACCACCACCCGGCGGCCAAGGATGACGCAGAGCTACAGGGTCTCCTGTCCAACAGCCATGGTGCAGGAGCGGCAGGATCAGGAGGCGTGTTGGAGTCCCCAAACAACCACGATGGGAGTGAGGAGGAAGTGGACACCGCTGACCCCTTGTTTGGGTGTGACATCTGTGGGGCGTCATACACCATGGACTCACTCCTCACCAACCACCAGTTCCGAGACCACAACATCCGCCCGGGCGAGAGCGCCATGGCGAAGAGGAAGTCGGACATGATCAAGGGCACCCACAAGTGTAACGTCTGCCAGCGCACCTTCTTTTCAGAGGCAGGTCTGAGGGAACACATGCAGACCCACCTGGGCCCCGTCAAGCACTACATGTGTCCCATCTGCGGAGAGCGTTTCCCCTCGCTGCTCACATTGACCGAGCACAAGGTGACCCACAGCAAGAGCCTAGACACGGGCAGTTGCCGCATATGCAAGATGCCCCTGCAGAGCGAGGAGGACTTCATGGAGCACTGCCAGATGCACCCCGACCTGCGGAACTCCCTGACGGGCTTCCGCTGTGTGGTATGCATGCAGACCGTCACCTCCACCCTAGAGCTCAAGATCCACGGCACCTTCCACATGCAGAAGACAGGCACCATGTCCACCAACCACCCCATTGGCCGCACCACCAATCTCGCCTCCCACCACCAGAACCAGcatcaccaccaacaacaccaccaggCCAACCAGAAACTCTTCAAGTGTGCCTCGTGCCTGAAGGAGTTCCGCTCCAAATCTGACCTGGTGAAGCTGGACATCAACGGGCTGCCTTACGGGCTGTGTGCCGCATGTGTCAGCGCCGCCGGCTCAAAGAGCTCCAGCCCCACGGTGATGAATGGaggcaggcagcagcagcagggagGGGGAGGAGCCACGACCCCAGCCATGCCTGTAACAGCATGGACTGCTCAGACGGAGAGACTCAGCCCCAGAGAGGGGAAAGGCAAGCCGCCCCATTCATCGTCATcgccctcctcctctatctcctcgaCCGCCACCAAGACGCGGTGCACCAGCTGCAACGTGAAGTTTGAGTCGGAGGCTGAGCTGCAGAACCACGTCCAGACAGTGCACAGGGAGCAGGGAGGGGACAGCAACAGCGGGCATCTCAGGACCCCACAAGTCTCCCCCATGCCCAGGGCCAGCCCCTCACAGACTGAGGAG AAGAAGACCTACCAGTGCATCAAGTGTCAGATGGTCTTCTACAGTGAATGGGACATTCAGGTCCACGTGGCCAACCACATGCTAG
- the LOC120020314 gene encoding zinc finger protein 521-like isoform X2, whose product MKTHASNKPHKCPVCRRGFLSSSSLHGHMQVHERGKDGSGGGPGSGLSREEWKLKETRKCSRCEEGFDVPEELQRHIAECHPECSPSEDGGLCGALQCIYCHEPFSDEGVLLTHIDQAHSRDRKGHNCAVCSEHFLSVEDLYAHMDVHQLPESSNHSNSPSLLTVGYTSVSSTTPDSNLSVDSSTMVEAAPPIPKTRGRRKRAAQHTSHDIGGRSSKQPKICYSCIYCNKQVFSSLAVLQIHLRTMHLDKPEQAHTCQFCLEVLPSLFNLNEHLKQVHNAEDHVTLLGSLPDTLLQCNFCTEVLSDLNALQEHIRCSHSFPSPVAKESNAFFCPQCFMGFLTETTLEEHVRQTHCDGGSLRFDSPLEVTSKEPIVEVYSCSYCTNSPIFNSVLKLNKHIKENHKNIPLALNYINNGKKSLRTLSPSSPISIDQTFLHGSSSRSNRGTSEFICNQCGAKYTSLDLFQTHLKTHLDGMQPQLNCPQCNKDFPNQESLLKHVTVHFTITSTYYICESCDKQFTSVDDLQKHLLDMHTFVFFRCTLCQEVFDSKVSTQLHLAVKHSNEKKVYRCTSCNWDFRHEADLQLHVKHSHLENQGRAHRCIFCGESFGTEVELQCHITTHSKKYNCRFCSKAFHAIVLLEKHLREKHCVFEGKAQNCGANGSTTGGADHHPAAKDDAELQGLLSNSHGAGAAGSGGVLESPNNHDGSEEEVDTADPLFGCDICGASYTMDSLLTNHQFRDHNIRPGESAMAKRKSDMIKGTHKCNVCQRTFFSEAGLREHMQTHLGPVKHYMCPICGERFPSLLTLTEHKVTHSKSLDTGSCRICKMPLQSEEDFMEHCQMHPDLRNSLTGFRCVVCMQTVTSTLELKIHGTFHMQKTGTMSTNHPIGRTTNLASHHQNQHHHQQHHQANQKLFKCASCLKEFRSKSDLVKLDINGLPYGLCAACVSAAGSKSSSPTVMNGGRQQQQGGGGATTPAMPVTAWTAQTERLSPREGKGKPPHSSSSPSSSISSTATKTRCTSCNVKFESEAELQNHVQTVHREQGGDSNSGHLRTPQVSPMPRASPSQTEEKTYQCIKCQMVFYSEWDIQVHVANHMLEEGLNHECKLCSQSFDSPAKLQCHLIEHSFEGMGGTFKCPVCFTVFVQASKLQQHIFSAHGQEDKIYDCSQCPQKFFFQTELQNHMLTQHSS is encoded by the exons ATGAAGACCCACGCCTCCAACAAGCCCCACAAGTGCCCTGTGTGCCGCCGGGGCTTTCTCTCCTCCAGCTCCCTCCATGGACACATGCAGGTCCACGAGCGGGGCAAAGACGGTAGTGGCGGGGGGCCAGGCAGCGGCCTCTCCAGGGAGGAGTGGAAGCTGAAGGAGACGAGGAAGTGCAGCCGCTGCGAGGAGGGTTTTGATGTCCCTGAGGAGTTGCAAAGGCACATCGCCGAGTGCCACCCAGAGTGCTCTCCGTCGGAGGACGGGGGCCTGTGTGGCGCCTTGCAGTGCATCTATTGCCACGAGCCATTCAGCGACGAGGGTGTCCTGCTGACCCACATTGACCAGGCCCACAGCCGCGACCGCAAAGGTCACAACTGCGCCGTCTGCTCCGAGCACTTCCTCTCTGTGGAGGACCTGTATGCCCACATGGACGTCCACCAGCTCCCCGAATCCAGTAACCACAGCAACAGCCCATCCCTGCTCACTGTGGGCTACACCTCtgtctccagcaccaccccagactccaacctctccgtCGACAGCTCCACCATGGTGGAGGCAGCCCCGCCCATACCCAAGACccgggggaggagaaagagggccGCCCAGCACACCTCACACGACATTGGGGGCCGCTCGTCCAAGCAGCCCAAGATCTGCTACAGCTGTATCTACTGCAACAAGCAGGTGTTCTCTAGCCTTGCCGTGCTTCAGATACACCTGCGGACCATGCACCTTGACAAACCCGagcaggcacacacctgtcagtTCTGCCTAGAGGTGCTTCCCTCCCTGTTCAACCTGAACGAGCACCTGAAGCAAGTGCACAATGCCGAGGACCATGTCACCCTGCTGGGCAGCCTGCCTGACACCCTGCTTCAGTGTAATTTCTGCACCGAGGTTTTAAGTGACCTCAACGCTCTTCAAGAACACATCCGCTGCTCCCACAGCTTCCCCAGCCCCGTGGCCAAGGAGAGTAACGCCTTCTTCTGTCCCCAGTGCTTCATGGGGTTCCTGACTGAGACCACCCTGGAGGAGCACGTCCGTCAGACCCACTGTGATGGGGGCAGCCTGCGTTTCGACTCCCCCCTAGAGGTGACTTCTAAGGAGCCCATTGTGGAGGTGTACTCCTGCTCCTACTGCACCAACTCGCCCATCTTCAACAGTGTTCTGAAGCTGAACAAGCACATCAAAGAAAACCACAAGAACATTCCTCTGGCGCTGAACTACATCAACAATGGAAAGAAGTCTCTGCGGACCCTCAGCCCTTCCTCACCCATATCGATTGATCAAACTTTCCTTCATGGTTCCTCCTCTCGCAGCAATCGTGGCACTAGCGAGTTCATCTGCAACCAGTGTGGGGCCAAGTACACCAGCCTGGACCTGTTCCAGACCCACCTGAAGACTCACCTGGATGGGATGCAGCCCCAACTCAACTGCCCCCAGTGCAACAAGGACTTCCCCAACCAGGAGTCCCTGCTGAAGCATGTGACGGTCCACTTTACCATCACCTCCACTTACTACATCTGTGAGAGCTGCGACAAGCAGTTCACCTCAGTGGACGACCTGCAGAAACACCTGCTGGACATGCACACGTTCGTGTTCTTCCGCTGCACCCTCTGCCAGGAAGTGTTTGACTCCAAGGTGTCCACCCAGCTCCACCTGGCCGTCAAGCACAGCAATGAGAAGAAGGTGTACCGCTGCACCTCCTGCAACTGGGACTTCAGGCACGAGGCCGACCTGCAGCTGCATGTCAAGCACAGCCACCTGGAGAACCAGGGCCGGGCCCACCGCTGCATTTTCTGCGGGGAGTCCTTCGGCACGGAGGTGGAGCTGCAGTGCCACATCACCACCCACAGCAAGAAGTATAACTGCCGCTTCTGCAGCAAGGCCTTCCACGCCATCGTACTTCTGGAAAAGCACCTGAGGGAAAAGCACTGTGTGTTCGAGGGCAAGGCCCAGAACTGTGGTGCGAATGGATCCACCACCGGAGGAGCGGACCACCACCCGGCGGCCAAGGATGACGCAGAGCTACAGGGTCTCCTGTCCAACAGCCATGGTGCAGGAGCGGCAGGATCAGGAGGCGTGTTGGAGTCCCCAAACAACCACGATGGGAGTGAGGAGGAAGTGGACACCGCTGACCCCTTGTTTGGGTGTGACATCTGTGGGGCGTCATACACCATGGACTCACTCCTCACCAACCACCAGTTCCGAGACCACAACATCCGCCCGGGCGAGAGCGCCATGGCGAAGAGGAAGTCGGACATGATCAAGGGCACCCACAAGTGTAACGTCTGCCAGCGCACCTTCTTTTCAGAGGCAGGTCTGAGGGAACACATGCAGACCCACCTGGGCCCCGTCAAGCACTACATGTGTCCCATCTGCGGAGAGCGTTTCCCCTCGCTGCTCACATTGACCGAGCACAAGGTGACCCACAGCAAGAGCCTAGACACGGGCAGTTGCCGCATATGCAAGATGCCCCTGCAGAGCGAGGAGGACTTCATGGAGCACTGCCAGATGCACCCCGACCTGCGGAACTCCCTGACGGGCTTCCGCTGTGTGGTATGCATGCAGACCGTCACCTCCACCCTAGAGCTCAAGATCCACGGCACCTTCCACATGCAGAAGACAGGCACCATGTCCACCAACCACCCCATTGGCCGCACCACCAATCTCGCCTCCCACCACCAGAACCAGcatcaccaccaacaacaccaccaggCCAACCAGAAACTCTTCAAGTGTGCCTCGTGCCTGAAGGAGTTCCGCTCCAAATCTGACCTGGTGAAGCTGGACATCAACGGGCTGCCTTACGGGCTGTGTGCCGCATGTGTCAGCGCCGCCGGCTCAAAGAGCTCCAGCCCCACGGTGATGAATGGaggcaggcagcagcagcagggagGGGGAGGAGCCACGACCCCAGCCATGCCTGTAACAGCATGGACTGCTCAGACGGAGAGACTCAGCCCCAGAGAGGGGAAAGGCAAGCCGCCCCATTCATCGTCATcgccctcctcctctatctcctcgaCCGCCACCAAGACGCGGTGCACCAGCTGCAACGTGAAGTTTGAGTCGGAGGCTGAGCTGCAGAACCACGTCCAGACAGTGCACAGGGAGCAGGGAGGGGACAGCAACAGCGGGCATCTCAGGACCCCACAAGTCTCCCCCATGCCCAGGGCCAGCCCCTCACAGACTGAGGAG AAGACCTACCAGTGCATCAAGTGTCAGATGGTCTTCTACAGTGAATGGGACATTCAGGTCCACGTGGCCAACCACATGCTAG